One genomic segment of Tubulanus polymorphus chromosome 4, tnTubPoly1.2, whole genome shotgun sequence includes these proteins:
- the LOC141903192 gene encoding uncharacterized protein LOC141903192 isoform X2 — protein MAFVANCKKFDANIFNKNKCGVCFRSKHEHSAAALECAKAARKVTKCGYLFIAPDISARRWQRRFFVLYDDGELSYSVDENVGTVPQGVLDMNVCDDVFDAEEISGHQFSIAIVLPQKTDYIKASCKEEINRWYDVLIMYPRSNATKRKRTLPATPVQRSESTGALSTRSVITPKTRNISETGLDSHQTGLDSCHTNHIQTAITNNHSTQDKSNITTRRKLNSDSGVGYTQQSGSSRESESQSPMKSTAKSSTPTSYRNVRSLKHKSDSGYQDSLRKSNSFTDLRTDGGESVSSVPSDIRKSWDDGLDAVDATTRRDSRGRFSSLPMTRSSAGNSVVASSDNDIVVQTRFGFSKIANLENLTGMKRSNSDRHSRVRSADASDKSRTTEKNRGIRSFSVDSGSIAAFTNKSKKEPHSPRHSPDNDEDIAYMKKGWLYKQNRHSQEWTKHWFVLGGSILKYYRDSRDEDANHIEGRIDLTSLQDVKELEISKNYGFSVKTKNGVYVLSAMTYGIRTNWLQALMKCCENSNRSSSPRSSEKPRSARRSLPTVGPKTSPNDSDETSRRNTVTVDWKPTDTDRPLLRMYPPKNSKYKTTTNSQQQNSNAVHKSSVDEENGNENNEETVVATSNSRPDSDSRQHRFTKRADSTSSPLNHHSQSHDDLSTSSSNPDENGLHNPSPIEKKLNKLRSKIPRVRSPPPPSTRIITDVEENLEVESLQGQLEQAQKELITLHEENSMLKSQMKNRQQKSNEDSKNLLERCGSLEDKVKIMDKQNSINGSAKLELELELEEVIRENMSLKKRFEESSPSSGEIDRTRNDALIKDAKRWKRKYEEREDELIQLQQKMEEQRVESRKKKKQIKDLELESEDLKSKFSEKSRENERLKNRIKDFESQIDELSEKSFEESQSTRDKDEEISNLRSDFETLRKDYADMMNKYNDLSTEYQQIKDELREQNATSHSQDDLCEQLQTELQSRKQECENLSIDLMQVTQKYESLLSDHDDLKVTLKDSLQILDSQKKANDYKDERIENGNELLEKKCAEHEDLLNRYDDLTSEFEDLKLKLIATETQLRNEEHENKKNECEVEQLTESLKEKCCEFDELSDELMQVKTALGLSQDSEALLDDLDAKEDELEQIKDELEVEKYDHNELKSKYNDLLVELDATKVALQVAQEVKQTAETSDEGSKDVVSNITQVDKENVHTIDYSDHVDQIHSLTREIRIAQDKSDELELRNSTLIHQTRAIVEKYQDEVKSYGARIDDLVKKLRTAQLAKLNATKLKKLSQRSLNAESEQVESELQEVERKIEQVENELMLQENATDELKVQLGSVERQVTEQNQQQPSDDLLLSPRSDASFVTVSEGIGSVEIPNDGESLPDDWNEHHMVTRIQGLHEKVAQSNDKLREVLSLLEEDERENEEDTSNEKQFAFEERIKNYESKMNNLKRIIDTNNCDKLETIICRLSTTRFIIEKNVELDELLHACKHGLQQISSQLEIQHSTGINTREILNTVHKQTDAAIQTVKQSQTKSIEQLELLQSIENPVNAQLDSDSQNSVDFAASNSTGERDVESNEDVLSSLQISYENERVESRKILQQEISRSYASYEDIVSESSEACLKWNDDEKDKLLLDLNRANEKIERLEQLVEELKDSATGDSNMTTSQQCVNQFNTNTAAAATAATDSPLYSQILADSLNKEIQNNAIVKEYQDKLLHLREQQMLEFQNFNSRMKSIEDYLNNMTVVSPEMPKLYGTQVFDSNSCAELNHTIHKDLKARGARLSQSSFDSGILSSNQFQEQDENWLYMQSSTLAAKAMAQAELTYRITKIRDGLVNSRSVDEYLNILEQELSLALTKLQNREKLMHEILTAFRRKKLRDIASIIISNESLRDQTIGSQLEQTVSENLVLTNIRQLVIELAGFYRTLDTVGDTVDIHSRLDNHVQTEIDRVCKDLKHELTNVSSSSAAIDTNESVVVFTEETVTTMLYNLADSLAQSAVVAAQSSHLSDIKTDLMEGFERSLGNESIDSMTFPNELEFSPQSSPRGDQISLEDDQSTKHNSQELDSDYPVFSDIDNNSKVTADELPERISRRSESVSSIKSDKQSSPRRTSIPSDKRPDSSSKSAVQKKRSKADSITKRTASPLKRNLAKSEPNLTGKKPGTSPHRGVSATPGSPATRKPAKSRTRSLTPGSKRSSMSSNLDSSGSRSPFINKPCLSSSPVKRPASLRPPKLPPKQPIKLSPKKNEDRIFASFSLSHGPSSFDYNQSPFHHSNS, from the exons ATGGCTTTCGTCGCAAATTGTAAGAAATTCGACGCCAATATTTTCAACAAGAATAAGTGCGGGGTTTGTTTCCGATCAAAACATGAACATAGCGCCGCTGCACTGGAATGTGCCAAG GCTGCACGAAAAGTGACAAAATGTGGATATTTGTTCATAGCTCCAGATATCAGTGCACGG AGATGGCAGAGACGTTTCTTTGTGTTGTACGATGATGGTGAATTAAGTTATTCCGTCGATGAAAAT GTCGGTACTGTACCTCAAGGTGTACTGGATATGAATGTTTGTGATGATGTATTTGACGCCGAAGAGATCAGTGGACATCAATTCTCAATAGCGATCGTTTTACCTCAAAAAACTGATTACATCAAAGCAAGTTGTAAAGAGGAAATAAACAG GTGGTACGACGTACTGATCATGTATCCTCGCAGTAACGCTACAAAGCGTAAACGGACTCTTCCGGCTACACCGGTTCAGAGATCGGAATCTACC GGTGCTTTATCTACACGATCGGTTATTACGCCTAAAACTAGGAATATCAGCGAGACAGGATTAGACAGTCATCAGACAGGGTTAGACAGCTGTCACACAAACCATATACAAACTGCGATCACTAATAATCATTCTACGCAGGATAAAAGTAATATCACTACGAGACGTAAACTGAACAGTGATTCCGGTGTCGGATATACGCAACAATCGGGATCATCGCGCGAGTCCGAATCTCAGTCCCCGATGAAAAGTACCGCAAAATCATCAACACCGACTTCTTATCGTAACGTACGCAGTTTAAAACATAAAAGTGACAGCGGATATCAGGATTCTTTACGTAAGAGTAATAGTTTTACTGATTTACGGACGGATGGCGGGGAATCGGTCAGCTCGGTACCGTCGGATATCCGTAAATCATGGGACGACGGACTGGACGCGGTTGACGCGACGACGCGTCGTGACTCGCGAGGTCGATTCAGTTCGTTACCGATGACGCGTTCCTCGGCGGGGAATTCCGTCGTTGCCAGTAGCGACAACGACATCGTCGTGCAAACGCGTTTCGGATTTTCGAAGATCGCGAATTTAGAGAATTTGACAGGAATGAAACGTTCAAATAGCGATCGTCACAGTCGTGTGAGGAGCGCAGACGCATCAGACAAGAGTCGAACTACTGAGAAAAACAGAGGTATTCGCAGTTTCTCCGTCGACTCCGGGTCAATCGCTGCATTTACTAATAAATCAAAG AAGGAGCCTCATTCACCTCGTCATTCTCCAGATAACGATGAA GATATCGCTTACATGAAAAAAGGCTGGTTGTACAAACAGAACAGACACAGTCAG GAATGGACGAAACATTGGTTCGTACTCGGTGGAAGTATTCTGAAATATTATCGCGACTCTAGAGATGAAGATGCCAACCACATCGAGGGTAGGATAGATCTAACATCGTTACAGGACGTCAAAGAATTGGAGATTTCTAAAAACTATGGATTTAGCGTGAAG ACGAAGAATGGAGTTTATGTTCTGTCAGCGATGACGTACGGTATCAGAACGAACTGGTTGCAGGCGCTGATGAAATGTTGCGAAAATTCGAATCGATCGTCATCGCCGCGGAGTTCGGAGAAACCGAGGTCGGCGAGACGCTCGCTTCCGACGGTCGGTCCGAAAACCTCGCCGAACGACTCGGACGAAACGAGCAGACGCAATACGGTAACAGTCGACTGGAAACCGACGGATACCGATAGACCGTTACTACGCATGTATCCTCCGAAAAATAGCAAATACAAAACTACTACCAATTCACAGCAACAGAATTCTAACGCGGTTCACAAATCAAGCGTCGATGAGGAAAACGGTAATGAAAATAACGAGGAAACTGTTGTCGCTACGTCGAATTCACGTCCCGATTCAGACAGTAGACAACACCGATTCACTAAACGAGCAGATTCAACGAGCTCGCCGCTGAATCATCACAGCCAATCACACGACGATCTGAGTACGAGTAGCAGTAACCCTGACGAGAACGGGCTTCACAATCCTTCACCGATCGAGAAAAAACTGAATAAATTGAGATCTAAAATTCCACGGGTTCGGTCTCCTCCGCCCCCCTCAACGCGGATCATTACTGACGTCGAAGAGAATTTAGAG gttGAGTCACTGCAAGGCCAACTCGAACAGGCGCAGAAAGAATTGATAACTTTACACGAGGAGAACAGCATGCTTAAATCACAGATGAAAAACAGACAACAGAAGAGCAATGAA gacTCGAAGAATCTTCTCGAAAGATGTGGTTCCTTAGAAGATAAGGTTAAGATAATGGATAAACAAAACAGTATTAACGGCTCGGCTAAATTAGAATTGGAGTTAGAACTTGAAGAGGTTATTCGTGAAAACATGTCGTTAAAAAAGCGATTTGAAGAATCGTCGCCGTCGTCGGGGGAGATCGATCGAACACGCAATGACGCGCTGATTAAAGATGCGAAACGTTGGAAACGTAAATACGAAGAGCGCGAAGATGAATTAATTCAGCTTCAGCAGAAAATGGAAGAACAGCGCGTCGAGAGccgcaaaaagaaaaaacagatTAAAGATCTCGAGTTAGAATCGGAGgatttaaaatcgaaattcagCGAGAAATCACGAGAGAATGAACGATTAAAGAATCGAATTAAAGACTTCGAGAGTCAAATCGACGAATTGAGCGAGAAGTCGTTCGAAGAAAGTCAATCGACGAGAGATAAAGACGAAGAGATTTCTAATTTACGATCGGATTTCGAAACTTTGCGTAAAGATTACGCGgatatgatgaataaatacaaCGATTTATCGACGGAATATCAGCAAATTAAAGACGAACTTCGCGAACAAAACGCAACATCTCATTCTCAGGACGATCTCTGCGAACAGTTACAAACCGAGTTACAATCGCGTAAACAAGAATGTGAAAATCTGTCGATCGATTTGATGCAAGTGacacaaaaatatgaaagtcTGCTTTCGGATCACGACGATTTGAAAGTAACGTTGAAGGATTCGCTTCAAATTCTCGACTCGCAGAAAAAAGCGAACGATTATAAAGACGAACGTATCGAAAACGGCAACGAACTTCTCGAGAAAAAGTGCGCGGAACACGAAGATCTGTTGAATCGCTACGACGATCTGACGTCGGAATTCGaggatttgaaattgaaactgaTCGCGACCGAGACTCAACTTCGAAACGAGGAACACGAGAATAAAAAGAACGAATGCGAAGTGGAACAATTGACGGAATCATTGAAAGAGAAATGTTGTGAGTTCGATGAACTGTCGGATGAGTTAATGCAGGTGAAAACGGCTCTAGGTTTATCGCAAGATTCGGAAGCTTTACTCGATGATCTCGACGCTAAAGAAGATGAACTGGAACAAATCAAAGATGAACTAGAAGTTGAAAAATACGATCACAATGAATTGAAATCTAAATACAACGATTTATTAGTGGAATTAGACGCTACAAAAGTGGCCCTGCAGGTGGCGCAAGAAGTAAAACAAACGGCAGAAACGAGTGATGAGGGATCGAAAGATGTGGTCAGTAATATTACGCAAGTTGATAAAGAGAATGTTCATACGATTGATTATTCCGATCATGTCGATCAAATTCATTCTCTAACACGCGAAATCAGGATCGCGCAAGATAAATCCGATGAACTCGAGTTGAGAAATTCGACGCTTATTCATCAGACGCGAGCGATCGTAGAGAAATACCAGGATGAAGTGAAATCGTACGGAGCTCGTATCGATGACCTCGTTAAGAAGCTGCGCACCGCTCAACTCGCTAAACTCAACGCTACCAAACTGAAGAAGTTGAGTCAACGTTCATTGAACGCCGAAAGCGAACAGGTCGAATCTGAACTACAGGAGGTCGAACGAAAAATAGAACAAGTCGAAAACGAACTGATGTTGCAAGAAAACGCGACTGATGAGCTGAAAGTTCAGCTGGGAAGTGTAGAACGACAGGTCACCGAACAAAATCAGCAACAACCGTCGGACGATTTACTATTGAGTCCTCGATCGGATGCGTCGTTTGTGACTGTCAGTGAAGGTATCGGTAGCGTGGAGATTCCTAACGACGGTGAATCTTTACCCGACGACTGGAACGAGCATCATATGGTTACTAGGATACAAGGACTTCACGAGAAAGTGGCTCAATCTAACGATAAACTGAGAGAAGTTTTGAGTTTACTCGAAGAGGATGAGAGGGAGAACGAAGAGGATACGTCGAACGAGAAACAATTCGCTTTCGAAGAACGGATTAAAAATTAcgaatcgaaaatgaacaattTAAAGCGGATAATCGATACGAACAACTGTGATAAATTAGAAACAATTATTTGTCGATTATCGACGACGCGTTTTATCATCGAGAAAAACGTCGAATTAGACGAGTTGTTGCACGCGTGTAAACATGGTTTACAACAAATATCTAGTCAATTAGAGATTCAACATTCAACGGGGATAAATACACGAGAAATATTAAACACTGTTCATAAACAAACTGACGCCGCAATTCAAACTGTGAAACAATCGCAAACTAAATCGATCGAACAATTAGAGCTACTTCAATCGATTGAGAATCCTGTGAACGCGCAGTTAGATTCCGATTCTCAAAATTCTGTCGATTTCGCGGCGAGTAATTCAACCGGTGAACGCGACGTTGAAAGTAACGAAGACGTTCTGTCGTCGTTGCAGATTTCGTACGAAAACGAACGAGTAGAAAgtagaaaaatattacaacaAGAAATCTCACGAAGTTACGCGAGTTATGAGGACATCGTTTCAGAGTCGTCTGAAGCGTGCTTGAAATGGAACGACGACGAGAAAGATAAACTTTTACTAGATTTGAATCGAgcgaatgaaaaaatagagCGTTTAGAACAATTAGTCGAGGAGTTGAAAGATAGCGCTACAGGGGACAGTAATATGACTACCTCACAGCAGTGTGTGAATCAGTTTAATActaatactgctgctgctgctactgctgccaCTGATTCTCCACTTTATTCACAAATATTAGCTGACAGCCTCAATAAAGAGATACAAAACAACGCGATCGTGAAAGAATATCAAGACAAACTGCTTCATCTTCGCGAACAACAGATGttagaatttcagaatttcaaCAGCAGAATGAAATCTATCGAAGACTATTTGAACAATATGACCGTCGTTAGTCCCGAAATGCCGAAGTTGTACGGAACGCAAGTGTTTGATTCGAACAGCTGCGCCGAACTGAATCATACGATCCATAAAGATCTGAAGGCGAGAGGCGCGAGACTTTCTCAATCATCATTCGATTCCGGAATTCTATCGAGCAATCAATTTCAGGAACAGGATGAAAACTGGCTGTATATGCAGTCGAGTACGCTAGCGGCTAAAGCGATGGCGCAAGCGGAACTAACGTATCGAATTACAAAAATACGCGACGGTCTCGTAAACAGTAGATCGGTCGACGAGTATTTAAACATCTTAGAACAGGAACTTTCACTGGCGTTGACTAAACTTCAAAATCGTGAAAAACTAATGCATGAAATACTGACGGCTTTTAGACGAAAAAAACTACGAGATATCGCGAGTATTATAATCTCAAACGAGTCGCTACGCGATCAAACGATCGGTAGTCAACTGGAGCAGACGGTCAGCGAGAATCTCGTGCTTACAAATATTCGTCAGTTGGTGATTGAACTGGCCGGATTTTATCGTACGTTAGACACAGTCGGAGATACAGTAGATATTCACTCGAGGCTCGATAATCACGTTCAAACCGAAATCGATCGAGTTTGTAAAGATTTAAAACACGAATTAACGAACGTTTCGTCGTCGTCCGCGGCGATCGATACGAACGAATCGGTCGTTGTATTCACGGAGGAAACCGTGACGACGATGTTGTATAATTTAGCCGATTCGTTAGCTCAGAGCGCTGTCGTTGCGGCGCAGTCGTCACATCTCAGCGATATCAAAACTGATTTAATG GAAGGTTTTGAACGATCGCTCGGTAATGAATCAATCGACTCGATGACTTTTCCGAATGAACTTGAATTCTCACCACAAAGTAGTCCGCGAG GAGATCAAATCTCTTTAGAAGACGACCAATCTACAAAACATAACTCGCAGGAATTGGACTCGGACTATCCGGTGTTTAGTGACATTGATAATAACTCGAAGGTAACCGCCGATGAATTACCGGAGCGTATTTCGCGGCGGAGTGAATCGGTTTCATCGATCAAATCGGACAAACAATCGTCGCCACGGAGAACGTCTATACCCTCGGATAAACGTCCAGATTCTAGTTCAAAATCGGCCGTTCAGAAAAAACGTTCAAAAGCGGATAGCATTACAAAACGTACGGCGAGTCCTTTAAAACGTAATCTCGCTAAAAGTGAACCGAATTTAACCGGCAAAAAACCGGGTACATCTCCGCACCGAGGAGTCTCAGCGACGCCGGGTTCTCCCGCTACGCGTAAACCCGCTAAATCACGTACACGTTCGCTAACTCCGGGTTCCAAACGATCATCGATGTCATCGAATCTAGATTCATCCGGCTCTCGATCTCCATTCATCAATAAACCGTGTCTATCGTCGTCACCGGTTAAACGACCGGCTAGTTTACGGCCGCCTAAACTTCCTCCGAAACAACCGATTAAACTCTCGCCGAAAAAGAACGAAGATCGTATTTTCGCGTCGTTTAGTCTCAGTCACGGTCCGTCTTCATTTGATTATAATCAATCACCGTTTCAtcattctaattcataa